In the genome of Christensenella timonensis, one region contains:
- the xylB gene encoding xylulokinase yields MKYFLGIDAGTNGVKAIVIGENGYLAGMGYEEYNMITPKYHYAEEDPAEWWSACKKAVRAAVNSSDAGKKIEAVGITGQMLATTCLDHNLNTIGNCIIWLDQRATREKAWIEENIGSDIFLGITANHPLPGFWAPKLMWMQKNTPEDYEKIYKVLFSKDYLRFMMTGDISTEVTDASGSFLFDVPRREWSDELFSMCGIDKSIVPERVLESCDVAGYLQQDIAAELGLKSGIPVVAGCGDQQAGGVGNGVIEAGMVSSTIGASGVVFAAMDAPIADKLPRAALSMCHVQQEKWCLFGCTLGAGGSFKWLRDSMFPTEKKELASLGKDVYNYMSELAQNAKPGSEGLCFLPYLNGERTPYSDPNASGVFFGITYRHGREELCRSVMEGVTFSLRDTLEILREYDIEVNEIRAAGGGAKSRLWRHIQADIFNASILSTSIKEAPACGVALMASVGCGAFSSLKDACRSIIKITGEIKPNPTNVEIYEEYYGTYRSLYPILKDTYARQAELVVKNSERFDY; encoded by the coding sequence ATGAAATACTTTCTCGGGATCGACGCCGGTACCAATGGTGTCAAGGCGATCGTCATAGGGGAAAACGGCTATCTTGCCGGTATGGGTTACGAGGAATATAATATGATCACGCCCAAATACCATTATGCGGAAGAAGACCCCGCCGAATGGTGGTCTGCCTGCAAAAAGGCAGTCCGGGCCGCCGTCAATTCAAGCGATGCAGGCAAAAAGATCGAAGCGGTCGGTATCACCGGCCAAATGCTCGCGACCACCTGCCTTGACCACAATCTAAATACCATCGGCAACTGTATCATCTGGCTCGACCAGCGTGCCACCAGGGAGAAGGCATGGATCGAGGAAAACATCGGCAGCGATATCTTTTTGGGGATCACCGCCAACCATCCGCTTCCGGGTTTTTGGGCGCCCAAGCTGATGTGGATGCAAAAAAACACCCCGGAGGATTACGAAAAAATCTATAAAGTCCTGTTCTCCAAGGATTATCTCCGCTTCATGATGACAGGCGATATTTCCACCGAGGTCACGGACGCGTCCGGTTCGTTTTTGTTCGACGTTCCCCGGCGCGAATGGTCGGACGAGCTTTTTTCCATGTGCGGGATCGATAAATCCATCGTACCCGAGCGCGTGCTTGAGTCGTGCGATGTCGCCGGTTATTTGCAGCAGGACATCGCCGCGGAATTGGGTTTGAAAAGCGGCATCCCGGTTGTCGCAGGCTGCGGCGACCAACAGGCCGGCGGCGTGGGCAATGGCGTCATCGAGGCCGGCATGGTTTCTTCCACGATCGGCGCTTCCGGCGTTGTGTTCGCGGCGATGGATGCCCCTATTGCGGACAAGCTGCCGCGCGCCGCGCTTTCCATGTGCCATGTACAACAGGAGAAATGGTGCCTTTTCGGTTGTACGCTGGGCGCAGGCGGTTCCTTCAAATGGCTGCGCGATTCCATGTTCCCTACAGAGAAAAAGGAACTTGCCTCCCTGGGCAAGGATGTTTACAACTATATGAGCGAGCTTGCGCAAAATGCCAAGCCGGGCAGCGAAGGCCTTTGCTTCCTTCCCTACCTGAACGGCGAACGTACGCCGTATTCCGATCCGAACGCTTCCGGCGTATTTTTCGGCATCACCTACCGGCATGGGCGTGAGGAACTCTGCCGTTCCGTGATGGAGGGCGTTACGTTCAGCTTGCGCGATACGCTTGAGATCCTGCGCGAGTACGATATCGAGGTCAATGAGATCCGGGCAGCCGGCGGCGGCGCGAAAAGCCGTCTGTGGCGGCATATCCAGGCGGATATTTTTAATGCCTCTATCTTGAGCACCAGCATCAAGGAGGCTCCCGCATGCGGCGTAGCGCTGATGGCGTCTGTCGGCTGTGGGGCGTTCTCTTCTTTAAAAGATGCCTGCAGGTCGATCATCAAGATCACCGGCGAAATCAAGCCCAATCCCACGAATGTGGAAATCTATGAGGAATATTATGGGACATACCGTTCCCTGTATCCCATTTTAAAGGATACCTATGCGCGCCAGGCAGAGCTTGTCGTCAAAAACAGCGAGCGCTTCGACTACTGA
- a CDS encoding AMP-binding protein, with amino-acid sequence MIERFLDRTEFENYDDFKQNYKLNIPEHFNFAYDIVDGWAQRDEQKSALVWCDDDGNEKRFSFGDISRMSNKAANMLKNKGIKKGDTVMLMLKQRPEVWFMMVGLHKLGAICIPATFQLTPKDIIYRCNAAEVKMVCAVDDEEMLKHVRQSLGECRTLKSVGVVGENIPDWAYDLRAELAAADENWTREYRNENDDPMLIYFSSGTTGMPKMILHDFTYPLGHIVTAKYWQKVEDGGLHLTVSDSGWAKFGWGKIYGQWICGAVIVAYDTEKFNPQKMLETIDRLKLTTFCAPPTIYRFLIKEDMSHCDFSTIKHAGIAGEPLNPEVYNRFLEMTGLAVTEGFGQSETSVLIANFGWDPIKPGSTGKPSPLYDVDIVDEDGNSCEDGVVGSIVVKNTDQKHPTGLFKKYYKDEEATNRCWKNGVYNTGDTAWRDADGYFWFVGRNDDVIKCSGYRIGPFEVESALLTHPSVLECAVTAVPDPVRGQVVKATVVLARGYQASEELKKELQTHVKNVTAPYKYPRVVEFVEELPKTVSGKIRRVQIRTEDAEKA; translated from the coding sequence GGACGGATGGGCGCAGCGGGATGAGCAAAAGAGCGCGCTCGTATGGTGCGATGACGACGGGAACGAAAAGAGGTTCTCGTTTGGGGATATCAGCCGGATGAGCAACAAGGCAGCCAATATGCTGAAAAATAAGGGCATCAAAAAGGGCGATACGGTCATGCTGATGTTAAAGCAGCGCCCGGAGGTCTGGTTTATGATGGTAGGCTTGCATAAGCTGGGGGCGATCTGTATCCCGGCGACGTTCCAGTTGACGCCCAAGGATATCATTTACCGCTGCAACGCGGCGGAAGTCAAGATGGTGTGCGCGGTGGACGACGAGGAGATGCTCAAGCATGTCCGGCAATCGCTGGGAGAATGCCGGACGCTTAAAAGCGTAGGCGTGGTGGGGGAGAACATCCCCGATTGGGCGTACGATTTAAGGGCGGAACTGGCCGCGGCCGACGAAAACTGGACGCGCGAATACAGGAACGAGAACGACGACCCGATGCTGATCTATTTTTCGTCGGGAACGACGGGCATGCCGAAAATGATCCTGCACGATTTCACCTATCCGCTGGGACATATCGTGACCGCGAAATATTGGCAGAAGGTAGAGGACGGCGGGCTGCACCTGACGGTTTCTGATTCCGGCTGGGCAAAGTTCGGCTGGGGCAAAATATATGGGCAGTGGATCTGCGGGGCGGTCATCGTTGCCTATGATACGGAAAAATTCAATCCGCAAAAAATGCTGGAAACGATCGACAGGCTGAAGCTGACGACGTTTTGCGCGCCGCCTACGATCTACCGTTTTTTGATCAAGGAAGATATGAGCCATTGTGATTTCTCCACGATCAAGCATGCGGGGATCGCAGGGGAACCGTTGAACCCGGAGGTGTACAACCGCTTTTTGGAGATGACAGGCCTTGCCGTGACCGAGGGCTTTGGGCAATCGGAAACGAGCGTGCTCATTGCGAATTTTGGCTGGGATCCGATCAAGCCCGGTTCGACCGGAAAGCCGTCGCCGCTGTACGATGTGGATATTGTGGATGAAGATGGAAATTCGTGCGAGGACGGGGTCGTCGGTTCGATCGTTGTGAAGAATACGGATCAGAAGCATCCGACGGGATTGTTCAAGAAATATTACAAGGACGAGGAAGCGACGAACCGCTGTTGGAAGAACGGCGTTTATAACACGGGCGATACGGCGTGGCGCGACGCGGACGGTTATTTCTGGTTTGTAGGCAGGAACGATGATGTGATCAAGTGCTCGGGATACCGGATCGGGCCGTTTGAGGTGGAAAGCGCGCTGCTTACCCATCCGTCCGTACTCGAATGCGCGGTGACCGCAGTGCCTGACCCGGTGCGCGGGCAGGTTGTGAAGGCGACGGTGGTGCTTGCGCGCGGGTATCAGGCGAGCGAGGAACTGAAAAAAGAATTGCAGACGCACGTGAAGAACGTAACGGCGCCTTATAAATATCCGCGGGTAGTGGAATTTGTGGAGGAACTGCCCAAAACGGTGAGCGGGAAGATTCGGCGGGTGCAGATCCGCACAGAGGATGCAGAGAAAGCGTAA